In Elaeis guineensis isolate ETL-2024a chromosome 1, EG11, whole genome shotgun sequence, a genomic segment contains:
- the LOC105034711 gene encoding uncharacterized protein, protein MKEAASEGGMEEGGSVTLDDLKKKMADFARERDWDKFHSPRNLLLALVGEVGELSEIFQWRGEVPKGLPDWKEEEKEHLGEELSDVLLYLVRLSDICGVDLGKAALRKVELNALKYPVHLCKGSSKKHTHYCNSNSNTNSSSNTSSLTEHSSNGSSEGL, encoded by the exons atGAAAGAAGCGGCTTCAGAAGGCGGCATGGAGGAAGGAGGGAGTGTCACCCTCGACGATCTTAAGAAGAAGATGGCCGACTTCGCTAGAGAAAGAGACTGGGATAAGTTCCACAGCCCCCGAAACCTCCTCCTAGCTCTG GTGGGAGAGGTGGGGGAGCTGTCAGAGATATTTCAGTGGAGAGGGGAGGTCCCCAAGGGCCTCCCAGACtggaaggaggaggagaaggagcacCTAGGGGAGGAGCTCTCTGATGTGCTGCTTTACCTTGTGAGGCTCTCAGACATCTGTGGGGTGGACCTGGGAAAGGCTGCCCTCAGGAAGGTGGAGCTCAATGCTCTCAAGTACCCAGTTCACCTATGCAAGGGCTCTTCCAAGAAGCACACCCACTACTGCAACTCCAACTCCAATACAAATAGCAGCAGCAATACCTCCTCCCTTACCGAGCACTCCAGCAATGGGTCTTCTGAGGGACTCTGA